The following proteins are co-located in the Procambarus clarkii isolate CNS0578487 chromosome 16, FALCON_Pclarkii_2.0, whole genome shotgun sequence genome:
- the Mpc1 gene encoding mitochondrial pyruvate carrier 1 codes for MAGALIKKGFTHLKSKEFRDYLMSTHFWGPVANWGIPLAAIADTRKPPEIISGKMTLALCLYSAIFMRFAIKVQPRNLLLFSCHFTNETAQIIQGCRLLNYEYQERKKVAEEASAVVEDAT; via the exons ATGGCAGGGGCACTAATCAAGAAGGGATTTACTCACCTGAAGAGCAAGGAGTTTAGGGACTATTTAATGAG CACACACTTTTGGGGACCAGTTGCAAATTGGGGAATTCCATTAGCGGCCATTGCTGATACTAGAAAACCTCCAGAAATTATTAGTGGAAAAATGACATTGG CTCTCTGCTTGTACTCTGCAATTTTTATGAGATTTGCCATCAAGGTGCAGCCAAGAAACCTTTTACTCTTCAGCTGCCATTTCACTAATGAAACTGCTCAAATAATACAG GGCTGCCGTTTGTTAAATTATGAGTACCAGGAAAGAAAGAAAGTTGCAGAGGAAGCCTCTGCTGTGGTTGAAGATGCCACCTAA
- the LOC123760222 gene encoding uncharacterized protein, with product MLMRVLLLVVAAAQVFSTPLPEKSPALEFGGFQPVHGSRATGPAAGYGAPPLSSGYSAPPLSSGYGAPGPFGGDVGVGPVKTIYVNVPHPEPVKSLPPIAAGPPRKHYKIVFIRAPPPQPPPQPILPPRTEQKTLIYVLHQRPQVHEQKIINLPQVQHDPEVYFVQYDNPPSAEELQQLSAGNLEGYSVAAQRTGPTGDAVGPLSLVADGAGSPEIDARLGLGGAGSGLSQSVNGAGVSLKDLGGAGLKSSLVSSLSGVGASATGVALPGLGGVGHGSGAGIGSLGIGGGLSQLGESLGSHLGSSGVFRSTDDVLFRPIVGLSSERDLDNSFENRVGVSAGEAVEVTPLAART from the exons ATGCTGATG cgtgtgttgctcctggTGGTCGCAGCTGCCCAGGTGTTCTCTACGCCACTGCCAGAGAAATCTCCCGCCTTAGAATTTGGCGGATTCCAGCCAGTACACGGCTCCAGAGCAACAGGTCCTGCTGCAGGGTATGGCGCCCCACCTCTCTCATCAGGGTACAGCGCCCCTCCTCTATCATCTGGGTACGGCGCCCCCGGACCATTCGGTGGAGATGTCGGCGTCGGGCCTGTTAAAACTATCTACGTGAACGTTCCACATCCGGAGCCAGTTAAATCCTTACCTCCTATTGCCGCCGGACCACCCCGCAAGCATTACAAGATTGTTTTTATCCGTGCaccgccaccacagccaccaccacagcctatcCTGCCTCCACGGACGGAACAGAAGACCCTGATCTATGTATTACACCAACGGCCTCAAGTACACGAGCAGAAGATAATTAATTTGCCCCAAGTCCAGCACGACCCAGAGGTGTACTTCGTGCAGTATGATAATCCTCCGTCTGCTGAGGAGCTTCAGCAACTTTCCGCAGGTAACTTAGAAGGATATTCCGTAGCCGCACAACGTACAGGACCAACTGGAGACGCAGTCGGTCCTCTCTCTCTTGTCGCCGATGGTGCAGGCAGCCCTGAAATAGACGCCCGATTGGGTCTTGGTGGGGCAGGTAGTGGATTATCTCAAAGTGTTAATGGTGCAGGAGTTTCCTTGAAAGACCTAGGAGGTGCAGGACTAAAGTCTTCACTTGTCTCGTCTCTCTCCGGAGTTGGGGCAAGTGCCACTGGTGTTGCCCTGCCAGGCCTGGGAGGTGTGGGCCACGGATCTGGAGCAGGAATCGGTTCTTTGGGTATTGGTGGTGGGCTGTCGCAGCTCGGCGAGAGCTTGGGGAGCCATTTGGGTTCTAGTGGAGTATTTCGGTCAACTGATGATGTTCTCTTCAGACCGATAGTAGGTTTATCATCAGAAAGAGACTTGGACAATTCCTTTGAGAACCGCGTTGGTGTGTCGGCCGGAGAAGCAGTCGAGGTAACTCCACTCGCCGCTAGGACCTGA